TCATCGGAGCATTCGGATGGCCGGGGATCTCCCGCATCGTGCGGGGCCAGGTGCTGGCGATCCGGGAGCGCGACTTCATCGTCGCCTCTCAGGCGATGGGCGCACGGTCATGGCAGATCGTGTTCGCCCAGGTGATCCCGAACGTCTCCTCGACGATCGTCGTGATCATCTCGATCATCATCCCCGCGATGATCGCGACCGAGGCGGCGCTGTCGTTCCTCGGTGTCGGCGTCACACCCCCGACCCCGTCCTGGGGGCGCACGATCGGCGAGGCGATCCTGTGGGTGCGCACGAGTCCGCTTTATCTCGTCTTCCCCGGCGCCGCCCTGTTCCTGGTGACCCTCGCCTTCAACGTGTTCGGCGACAGCCTGCGCGACGCTCTCGACCCGAGGACCACCCGCCGATGAAGATGCTCCGCTACACCCTGTTCCGTCTCGGCGGCATCATCGTGGTGCTGCTCGTGATCGCCGTCGTGACGTTCTCGATCTTCTACCTGCTCCCCTCGGATCCGGCGCTCGCTGCGTGCGGTCGGCCGTGCGTGCCGGCGAATCTCGAACGCATCTCGATCTACATGGGCATCGACCAGCCGTGGTTCGTGCAGCTCTGGGAGTTCCTCCGGGGCATCGTGACGGGCCGCTCCTTCGGGACCGAACTCGCGGTGACGTGTGCCGCCCCGTGCTTCGGCTATTCGTTCCTGCGCAACGCGAGCGTCACCGAGCTGGTGCTCGATCGCTTCCCGGCCACCGCCTCCATCGCGATCGGCGCGGCCGTGCTCTTCCTCCTGGTCGGCGTCGCGGGAGGGCTCATCGCATCGCTGAAGCGAAACACGGTCATCGATCGCGGGATCATGACCGTCTCGATCGCCGGCGTCTCCACTCCGGTCTATCTCGCCGGCATCCTCGTCATCCTCGTCTTCGGGTTCACGCTGCGCTGGTTCCCGACCTCCGGGTACGTGCCCCTCGACGACGACCCGGTCGAATGGTTCCGGCACCTGGTGCTCCCCTGGCTGTCGATCGCCTTCGTGTCGGCGGCGATCTACGCGCGCCTGACCCGATCGGAGATGCTCGAGGTGATGGGAGTCGACTACATCCGCACCGCACGGGCGAAGGGGCTCCGGGAGAGTCGGGTCATCGGGCGCCACGGGCTGCGTACGGCGCTGCTCCCGGTGATCACGGTCTTCGGTCTCGACCTCGGCGCATTGCTCGGCGGCTCCGTCATCATCGAGCGCGTGTTCGCCATTCCGGGCATCGGCTCGCTGCTCATCGAGGCGGTCTCCTCCGTCGATGTGCAGCTCATCGTCGGGCTCACCCTGTTCTCGGCATTCCTCGTCGTGGTGCTGAACTTCCTCGTCGACCTCGCGTACGGGGTGCTCGATCCCCGCGTGCGGGTCGGCTGAGCTCAGCGCTGCGCGGCCTCATCGAGGAACTCGTGGAGGGCGAGGTTCACGAGGGCGGGTCGCTCGCGCAGGAGCATATGGCTCGCGCCCGGAACGATGCACAG
The sequence above is drawn from the Candidatus Microbacterium colombiense genome and encodes:
- a CDS encoding ABC transporter permease, which gives rise to MKMLRYTLFRLGGIIVVLLVIAVVTFSIFYLLPSDPALAACGRPCVPANLERISIYMGIDQPWFVQLWEFLRGIVTGRSFGTELAVTCAAPCFGYSFLRNASVTELVLDRFPATASIAIGAAVLFLLVGVAGGLIASLKRNTVIDRGIMTVSIAGVSTPVYLAGILVILVFGFTLRWFPTSGYVPLDDDPVEWFRHLVLPWLSIAFVSAAIYARLTRSEMLEVMGVDYIRTARAKGLRESRVIGRHGLRTALLPVITVFGLDLGALLGGSVIIERVFAIPGIGSLLIEAVSSVDVQLIVGLTLFSAFLVVVLNFLVDLAYGVLDPRVRVG